The Candidatus Saccharibacteria bacterium genome has a segment encoding these proteins:
- a CDS encoding response regulator, with amino-acid sequence MSKVMVVEDDNNLREIYTDALVAEGHEVVAAADGEEALAVAVKEKPELIILDVMMPKISGFDVLDILRSTPEAKNARIMMMTALSQQSDKERGERLGADRYLVKSQVTIPDIVSNVNELLSQGPAPDKGNDESAAPSASDVAQPQADIELPNLPVSDTSDQVPVAAAPPVAEAPAPATPPEPQASPQPAPAEVATPPPAPAPAPPTQPTAAPQPATPPTPVPTSAPAPQPATPPAPAPPPAPEPAPAPVASVPEPTTQVPPAPVIVTPTPADDDQVQDSEPPTTSIEPEPQAANASEQTTSPQLDNLAVADVDIPQETISDAAADLDQPADSSSQNEGAAEEPAQTENNATAAPEALESAEQAVEQALQDSQETTAEGFIQAAQDATEAPQPTEPTTPAPEPAQPAPAAEPEQTTPQAPEPQPAPEPAEQIEPDTTDIAHPEPAPAAPAPAPQPVADPATPPVPEATPTETAAQAPADSQPQPQAPPSEQAPAPEAANQQQETAASDDVNPHDIAL; translated from the coding sequence ATGTCAAAAGTAATGGTCGTTGAAGACGACAATAATTTAAGAGAAATATATACCGACGCACTCGTAGCCGAAGGCCACGAGGTTGTTGCTGCTGCCGATGGTGAAGAAGCCCTCGCAGTTGCCGTAAAAGAAAAGCCAGAACTAATTATTTTAGACGTCATGATGCCTAAAATCAGCGGCTTCGATGTTCTTGATATTCTCCGTTCAACTCCAGAAGCAAAAAATGCCCGAATCATGATGATGACAGCCCTAAGTCAACAAAGCGACAAAGAGCGCGGTGAACGACTTGGCGCTGACAGATACCTTGTTAAATCACAGGTAACTATTCCAGACATCGTAAGTAACGTAAATGAACTATTATCTCAAGGTCCAGCACCAGATAAAGGCAACGATGAGTCAGCTGCACCATCGGCTAGCGACGTTGCTCAGCCACAAGCTGATATTGAATTGCCAAATCTACCAGTTTCTGACACCAGCGATCAAGTCCCAGTTGCGGCCGCACCACCGGTCGCTGAAGCTCCAGCACCTGCCACACCACCAGAACCACAAGCCAGCCCACAACCAGCTCCTGCAGAAGTGGCAACACCACCACCTGCACCTGCTCCAGCGCCTCCAACTCAGCCAACAGCGGCTCCGCAACCTGCTACACCGCCTACACCTGTACCAACGAGTGCTCCAGCTCCACAACCTGCAACGCCTCCTGCGCCTGCACCACCACCTGCACCCGAGCCAGCTCCAGCTCCTGTAGCGAGTGTTCCAGAGCCAACTACACAAGTACCTCCAGCTCCAGTAATCGTCACGCCAACTCCTGCGGACGACGATCAAGTTCAGGACAGCGAACCGCCAACAACTAGCATTGAACCGGAACCACAAGCTGCTAATGCAAGCGAGCAAACAACAAGCCCCCAACTCGATAATTTGGCAGTTGCCGATGTCGATATTCCTCAAGAAACAATTAGCGACGCTGCAGCCGACCTTGACCAGCCAGCCGATTCTAGCTCACAAAATGAGGGAGCAGCCGAAGAACCAGCTCAAACCGAAAATAATGCTACAGCTGCTCCAGAAGCGCTTGAAAGCGCAGAACAAGCCGTCGAACAGGCACTACAAGACAGCCAAGAAACCACTGCTGAAGGCTTTATTCAAGCTGCGCAAGACGCTACGGAAGCCCCACAACCTACTGAGCCTACAACACCTGCCCCAGAGCCAGCTCAACCTGCGCCCGCAGCAGAGCCAGAGCAAACAACTCCCCAAGCCCCAGAACCACAGCCTGCCCCAGAGCCAGCTGAACAAATTGAACCAGACACTACTGATATCGCTCATCCAGAGCCAGCACCAGCAGCTCCTGCGCCAGCGCCACAGCCTGTAGCAGATCCAGCTACACCTCCAGTGCCTGAAGCAACACCAACCGAAACAGCAGCTCAAGCGCCAGCAGATTCTCAGCCGCAACCACAAGCACCACCTAGTGAACAAGCACCAGCACCAGAGGCCGCAAATCAGCAGCAGGAAACAGCTGCATCTGACGACGTAAACCCACACGATATAGCGCTATAA